From the genome of Papaver somniferum cultivar HN1 chromosome 2, ASM357369v1, whole genome shotgun sequence, one region includes:
- the LOC113347125 gene encoding ferredoxin C 1, chloroplastic-like, whose translation MATTLHFRTSPSLTLPKQNQFSKISAFRYNSSQFISRRSQLSFKICSYKVVIEHEGSTTTLDVDPDETILSKALDSGMEVPHDCKLGVCMTCPAKLISGSVDQSDGMLSDDVVDRGFALLCAAYPRSDCHIRTIPEEELLAMQLATAND comes from the coding sequence ATGGCGACGACCCTTCATTTCCGTACTTCACCTTCCTTAACCCTCCCTAAACAAAATCAATTCTCAAAGATATCTGCATTTAGATACAACTCATCACAATTCATATCACGGCGAAGCCAATTATCGTTCAAAATTTGCTCATACAAAGTCGTTATTGAGCATGAAGGAAGCACAACAACACTGGACGTAGACCCGGACGAGACTATTCTTAGCAAAGCTTTGGATAGTGGCATGGAAGTTCCTCATGACTGTAAACTTGGTGTTTGTATGACTTGTCCTGCTAAACTCATAAGTGGTTCTGTTGATCAGAGTGATGGTATGCTAAGTGATGATGTTGTCGATCGTGGTTTTGCGTTATTATGTGCAGCTTATCCTCGTTCCGATTGTCATATTCGAACAATTCCTGAGGAAGAACTTCTTGCAATGCAGTTAGCAACAGCTAATGATTAA